The segment CTAAATTAATTAAAGAATAGCTATTGACAAATACAATATAAAATGATATAATATCAAACAGCAAATAAAAACCACGGAGGAATTTGAAACAAACATGGAAGCATTTTTGGAAGCGCTCGATAATTTTTTCGGCAAGCTTTTTAAAAGCGGCGAAGCAGACCCCGCAAAGGCTTGGCGCGATTGGGGTTACGACTACATATCGGTAGTCATGCTCATTCTTGTCGTCGTCGCAGTCGTGCTTATTCTGACTATCATTATCGCGGCTATTGTCGGCGTTAAGAACAAGAAGAAGCGAAAAGCGTTGCAAGAGCAAAACGACAAGCTGTCGGCTGTCGAACCGCTACGCGACAGCGGCGAGCTTCGCGCCGAGATCCGTGCCGAAATGGAACCCATTATCCGCGAACAGGTCGACAGAGAGTACAGGGAACGCTACGCCAAGGAAGAACCCAAGGCTAAGGAAGTTAAAAAAGAACAGTCGAAAGAGCAACCCAAGGAGCAGCCGAAAGAGGATAAACAAACGGAAGAGCTTCGCTCTATGATAGTCGATATTCACTCGACCACTCAGGACCTTAAAGAACAGATCGAAACGCT is part of the Clostridiales bacterium genome and harbors:
- a CDS encoding DUF2188 domain-containing protein, translating into MEAFLEALDNFFGKLFKSGEADPAKAWRDWGYDYISVVMLILVVVAVVLILTIIIAAIVGVKNKKKRKALQEQNDKLSAVEPLRDSGELRAEIRAEMEPIIREQVDREYRERYAKEEPKAKEVKKEQSKEQPKEQPKEDKQTEELRSMIVDIHSTTQDLKEQIETLTAENTALKNEVAAQNEQAAEDEKPAKKTAKKPAPAPVEDEDDYGEDEYDNEYGDENSALQVSVQYDRMKMNWVVLRSDSPRTYRRCDTKQEALPLAKDLAKRLHAQLVVHKKDGKFQKI